A genomic segment from Ramlibacter agri encodes:
- a CDS encoding heavy metal translocating P-type ATPase, protein MTAPVAVPQKFALAPEAATQRSTLRIANMCCPVEEALIRKRLGGMQEVADLSFDLLNRKLSVAHVPDALPAVLAALADVGMAGLPDAPAQQAADPAAGKSWFAENRKLLLGGACALAAELCALALGDHSLLPAAFALVAIALSGVETYRKGFIALRHLSLNINALMALAVTGAVLIGQWPEAAMVMVLFGIAEAIEARSLDRARRAVQSLMAMAPETATVRTVSGWQPLPVAGVAIGSIVRVRPAERIPLDGVVTAGASAVDQAPITGESVPVDKAAGDALFAGSVNQHGELEFRTTAAASDSTLARIVRTVQEAQASRAPMQRFVDQFAAWYTPAVVAIAMAVAVLPPLLAGADWFTWIYRALVMLVVACPCALVISTPVTLVSGLTAAARRGILVKGGRFLEGGGKLRVLALDKTGTLTRGKPAVTDFIALVGTREEQLRRAAALAARSDHPVSHAVAVHAAQLRELPEVTGFAAQPGRGVSGHVEGRLLQMGNHRLVEEAGACSPELEAQLAALEEQGKTAIVLVEGKVPQAVIGVADTVRPESAEAVAALKRLGVHPVMLTGDNAHTARAIARQVGIEEVRSELLPHDKLAAITQLQAGGVAVGMVGDGANDAPALARADCGFAMGAAGTDAAIDTADVALMDDDPRKLPAFIALSRRTRSVLRQNIVLAIAIKGVFLGLTVAGEATLWMAVFADMGTSLLVVFNGLRLLRTARAGR, encoded by the coding sequence GTGACGGCGCCTGTCGCCGTACCGCAAAAGTTCGCCCTGGCTCCGGAAGCGGCGACGCAGCGCAGCACGCTGCGCATCGCGAACATGTGCTGCCCCGTGGAGGAAGCGTTGATCCGCAAGCGCCTGGGCGGCATGCAGGAAGTCGCGGACCTGAGCTTCGACCTGTTGAACCGCAAGCTGAGCGTCGCGCACGTGCCCGATGCCTTGCCGGCGGTGCTCGCGGCCCTGGCGGACGTGGGCATGGCGGGACTGCCCGACGCGCCCGCGCAGCAAGCGGCCGATCCGGCGGCCGGCAAGTCCTGGTTCGCGGAGAACCGCAAGCTGCTGCTGGGCGGCGCTTGCGCGCTCGCAGCGGAACTTTGCGCGCTGGCGCTGGGAGACCACTCGCTGCTGCCGGCTGCTTTCGCCCTGGTCGCGATTGCGTTGAGCGGCGTCGAGACCTATCGCAAGGGCTTCATCGCCCTGCGCCACCTGTCGCTGAACATCAATGCGCTGATGGCGCTGGCCGTCACGGGCGCCGTCCTCATCGGCCAATGGCCCGAAGCGGCGATGGTGATGGTCCTCTTCGGCATCGCCGAAGCCATCGAAGCGCGCTCGCTGGACCGGGCCCGGCGCGCCGTCCAGAGCCTGATGGCCATGGCGCCGGAAACGGCGACGGTGCGCACCGTCTCCGGATGGCAGCCGCTGCCGGTGGCCGGTGTCGCCATCGGGTCCATCGTGCGCGTTCGCCCCGCCGAACGCATTCCGCTGGACGGCGTCGTCACGGCGGGTGCGAGCGCGGTGGACCAGGCGCCGATCACCGGGGAAAGCGTTCCGGTGGACAAGGCCGCCGGCGACGCGCTGTTCGCCGGCAGCGTCAACCAGCACGGCGAGCTGGAGTTCCGCACGACCGCGGCCGCGTCCGACAGCACGCTGGCGCGCATCGTGCGCACCGTGCAGGAGGCGCAGGCCAGCCGCGCGCCCATGCAGCGTTTCGTGGACCAGTTCGCCGCCTGGTACACGCCAGCCGTGGTCGCCATCGCCATGGCCGTCGCCGTGCTGCCCCCGCTGCTTGCCGGCGCGGACTGGTTCACGTGGATCTACCGTGCGCTGGTGATGCTGGTCGTCGCCTGCCCGTGCGCGCTGGTGATCTCGACGCCGGTGACGCTCGTTTCCGGGCTGACCGCCGCGGCGCGGCGCGGCATCCTGGTCAAGGGCGGCCGCTTCCTCGAAGGCGGTGGCAAGCTGCGGGTGCTGGCGCTGGACAAGACCGGCACGCTCACGCGCGGCAAGCCTGCCGTGACGGACTTCATCGCCTTGGTGGGAACGCGGGAGGAGCAGCTGCGCCGCGCGGCGGCACTTGCCGCGCGCAGCGACCATCCGGTTTCGCATGCGGTCGCCGTGCATGCTGCGCAGTTGCGCGAACTGCCGGAGGTGACCGGCTTCGCCGCGCAGCCAGGCCGCGGCGTGTCCGGCCACGTGGAGGGGCGGCTCCTGCAGATGGGAAACCATCGCCTCGTCGAAGAGGCCGGCGCGTGTTCACCGGAACTCGAAGCGCAGCTGGCGGCGCTGGAGGAGCAAGGCAAGACGGCGATCGTGCTCGTCGAGGGCAAGGTCCCGCAGGCGGTGATCGGCGTTGCCGATACGGTGCGCCCGGAAAGCGCCGAGGCCGTCGCCGCGCTGAAGCGGCTGGGCGTGCACCCGGTGATGCTCACCGGCGACAACGCGCACACGGCCCGCGCGATCGCCCGGCAGGTCGGCATCGAGGAGGTGCGCAGCGAACTGCTGCCGCATGACAAGTTGGCGGCGATCACCCAGCTGCAGGCCGGCGGCGTGGCCGTCGGCATGGTGGGCGACGGCGCCAACGATGCGCCGGCACTGGCCCGCGCCGACTGCGGCTTCGCGATGGGCGCGGCCGGCACCGACGCGGCCATCGACACGGCGGACGTCGCGCTGATGGACGACGACCCGAGGAAGCTGCCGGCCTTCATCGCGCTGTCGCGGCGCACGCGCTCCGTCCTTCGGCAGAACATCGTGCTTGCCATTGCGATCAAGGGCGTGTTCCTGGGCCTGACGGTGGCGGGCGAGGCGACGCTGTGGATGGCCGTGTTCGCCGACATGGGGACGAGCCTGCTGGTCGTCTTCAACGGCCTGCGGCTGCTGCGGACTGCGCGTGCAGGTCGGTGA
- a CDS encoding DUF1232 domain-containing protein, whose protein sequence is MQVGERMRQWARKLKRDGLTLWFALKDRRTPWYAKALAAFVVAYALSPIDLIPDFIPVLGYLDDVILLPVLIWLTLKLVPVGVLDDCRLHADAWLKAGQARPRSTAGAIAISLIWIAALVAIAVAMRGYLLRAW, encoded by the coding sequence GTGCAGGTCGGTGAGCGCATGCGCCAATGGGCGCGGAAGTTGAAGCGTGACGGCCTGACCCTGTGGTTCGCGCTGAAGGACCGCAGGACGCCGTGGTATGCGAAAGCGCTGGCGGCCTTCGTGGTCGCCTATGCGCTGAGCCCCATCGACCTCATCCCGGACTTCATCCCGGTCCTCGGCTACCTGGACGACGTCATCCTGCTGCCGGTGCTGATCTGGCTGACGCTGAAGCTGGTGCCGGTGGGGGTGCTGGACGACTGCCGCCTGCACGCGGACGCCTGGTTGAAGGCCGGCCAGGCCAGGCCGCGCAGCACCGCCGGGGCGATTGCGATCTCGCTGATCTGGATCGCGGCGCTCGTGGCCATCGCGGTTGCGATGCGCGGCTACCTGCTCCGCGCCTGGTGA
- a CDS encoding GNAT family N-acetyltransferase, translated as MNNLDLLVRLAQPGDAEDIAALSRELIERGLPWNWRPARVLKAIRNPETNVAVAGVAGELAGFGIMEYLETDAYLALFAVGHANQRKGIGRSLLGWLEASARVAGAQRIRLETRRDNVPARSFYNELAYQEVAIRHNRYSDGVDGILLEKWLRPRPEGEVLE; from the coding sequence ATGAACAACCTCGACCTGCTCGTACGCCTGGCCCAGCCAGGAGACGCGGAGGACATTGCCGCGCTGTCGCGCGAGCTGATCGAGCGCGGCCTGCCCTGGAACTGGCGCCCGGCCCGCGTGCTGAAGGCCATCCGCAACCCGGAAACCAACGTGGCGGTCGCCGGCGTGGCCGGTGAGCTGGCTGGCTTCGGCATCATGGAATACCTGGAAACCGACGCCTACCTGGCGCTCTTCGCCGTGGGCCACGCGAACCAGCGCAAGGGCATCGGCCGGTCCCTCCTGGGCTGGCTCGAAGCCTCGGCGCGGGTCGCAGGGGCGCAGCGAATCCGCCTGGAGACCCGGCGCGACAACGTGCCCGCCCGGAGCTTCTACAACGAGCTGGCCTACCAGGAGGTGGCGATCCGGCACAACCGCTACAGCGACGGCGTGGACGGCATCCTGCTGGAGAAGTGGCTGCGGCCGCGGCCGGAGGGCGAAGTCCTCGAATGA
- a CDS encoding DUF1328 domain-containing protein has product MLHYAVVFFVIALIAAVFGFGGIAAGAMGIAKILFFVFIILAIIAFVVGRGRR; this is encoded by the coding sequence ATGCTGCATTACGCCGTCGTGTTTTTCGTCATCGCACTGATCGCCGCGGTCTTCGGCTTTGGCGGCATCGCCGCGGGCGCGATGGGAATCGCGAAGATCCTGTTCTTCGTCTTCATCATCCTGGCGATCATCGCCTTCGTCGTGGGCCGAGGCAGGCGCTGA
- a CDS encoding response regulator transcription factor, translating into MGVPDPSARLVAVIDDEEMILRALSRVLRLAGFEVKTFLSVDSFLAEPAGSPWAAVLLDLHMPGVRGHEVLEMLQGGMRLPVITMSGEPGADRRLARGAIAHLAKPIDEDVLVAALQQAFSA; encoded by the coding sequence ATGGGTGTACCCGATCCTTCAGCCCGCCTCGTGGCCGTGATCGACGACGAAGAGATGATCCTGCGGGCGCTCTCCCGCGTCCTTCGTCTCGCCGGATTCGAGGTGAAGACCTTCCTCAGCGTGGACAGCTTCCTGGCGGAACCCGCGGGCTCGCCGTGGGCCGCCGTGCTGCTGGACCTGCACATGCCCGGGGTGAGGGGACACGAGGTGCTCGAGATGCTGCAGGGCGGCATGCGGCTGCCGGTGATCACGATGTCCGGCGAGCCGGGCGCCGACCGGCGGCTGGCCCGGGGCGCCATCGCGCACCTCGCCAAGCCGATCGACGAGGACGTGCTCGTGGCGGCGCTGCAGCAGGCGTTTTCGGCCTGA
- a CDS encoding class I SAM-dependent methyltransferase produces MTASVDTAFTGSVAGFYERYMVPLIFEPYAVDMAKRVARAGPRRVLELAAGTGVVTRQLAVMLDGSAEIVATDLNPAMIEEAARIGTARPVQWRPADAMQLPFDPASFDAVVCQFGVMFFPDRPHAYAETRGVLRPGGLFAFSAWGAIGMNEFADAVTDALATVFPQDPPRFMARTPHGYHDAALIAKDLAAAGFTHQPQIETIAFTSRAVSAHIAALAYCEGTPLRGEILARDPDGLQRATQVAEAELVRRFGDGPVEGRIEALVVTVAA; encoded by the coding sequence ATGACAGCCAGCGTCGACACCGCATTCACCGGCTCGGTGGCCGGGTTCTACGAGCGCTACATGGTGCCGCTCATCTTCGAGCCGTATGCCGTCGACATGGCGAAGCGCGTGGCCCGGGCCGGCCCGCGCCGCGTGCTGGAACTGGCCGCCGGCACCGGCGTGGTCACGCGGCAGCTCGCGGTGATGCTGGACGGCTCCGCCGAGATCGTCGCCACCGACCTCAACCCCGCGATGATCGAAGAGGCCGCGCGCATCGGCACGGCCCGGCCGGTGCAATGGCGCCCGGCCGACGCGATGCAGCTGCCTTTCGACCCGGCTTCGTTCGACGCCGTCGTGTGCCAGTTCGGCGTGATGTTCTTCCCCGACCGGCCGCACGCGTATGCCGAAACGCGCGGCGTGCTGCGCCCCGGCGGCCTGTTCGCCTTCAGTGCCTGGGGCGCGATCGGCATGAATGAATTTGCCGATGCGGTGACGGACGCCCTCGCCACGGTGTTCCCGCAGGACCCGCCGCGCTTCATGGCGCGCACGCCGCACGGATACCACGACGCCGCGCTGATCGCGAAGGACCTCGCCGCAGCGGGCTTCACGCACCAGCCGCAGATCGAGACCATCGCGTTCACCAGCCGCGCCGTGTCGGCGCACATCGCCGCGCTCGCCTACTGCGAAGGCACGCCGCTGCGCGGCGAGATCCTGGCGCGCGACCCCGACGGCCTGCAGCGCGCCACCCAGGTGGCCGAAGCGGAACTGGTGCGCCGCTTCGGCGACGGCCCGGTGGAGGGGCGCATCGAAGCGCTCGTGGTGACGGTCGCCGCGTAA
- a CDS encoding helix-turn-helix transcriptional regulator: protein MSEDKALGTYLRSRRTQLDALALGYSGRRRTAGLRREEVADRASISATWYTWLEQGRGGKPSAEVLDRIAQALMLTDVEREHLFVLGLGHPPEQRYRGGDPITPRLQRLLDALPHSPALLRTPTWDIVAWNRAARAVLTDYETIPPQGRNVLRMMFCDPHVRERQFDWEAVARAVVAAARVDAARAGADAEIAPLVAELRAISPEFGAMWDSSLVHSHTEGVKRLRHPRLGEIALEYSSFAVEGRKDLSLIVYNPATEQDRERILSVIGDV, encoded by the coding sequence TTGAGCGAAGACAAGGCACTCGGCACTTACCTGCGCAGCCGCCGCACGCAGCTGGACGCGCTGGCGCTGGGCTACTCGGGCCGCCGCCGCACGGCGGGGCTGCGCCGCGAAGAGGTGGCGGACCGCGCCAGCATCAGCGCCACCTGGTACACCTGGCTGGAGCAAGGCCGCGGCGGCAAGCCCTCGGCCGAGGTGCTGGACCGCATTGCCCAGGCGCTGATGCTGACCGATGTCGAGCGCGAGCACCTGTTCGTGCTCGGGCTGGGGCATCCGCCCGAACAGCGCTACCGCGGCGGCGACCCCATCACGCCGCGGCTGCAGAGGCTGCTGGACGCGCTGCCGCACAGCCCCGCGCTCCTGCGCACGCCGACCTGGGACATCGTCGCCTGGAACCGCGCCGCGCGCGCCGTGCTGACCGACTACGAGACGATCCCGCCGCAGGGCCGCAACGTGCTGCGCATGATGTTCTGCGACCCGCACGTGCGCGAGCGGCAATTCGATTGGGAGGCGGTCGCCCGAGCGGTCGTCGCCGCCGCCCGCGTCGATGCGGCCCGCGCCGGCGCCGATGCGGAGATCGCCCCGCTGGTCGCCGAGCTGCGCGCCATCAGTCCCGAGTTCGGCGCCATGTGGGATTCCAGCCTGGTGCATTCGCACACGGAAGGCGTCAAGCGCCTGCGCCATCCGCGGCTCGGAGAGATCGCGCTGGAGTATTCCTCGTTCGCCGTCGAAGGCCGCAAGGACCTCAGCCTGATCGTCTACAACCCGGCGACCGAGCAGGACCGCGAGCGGATCCTGTCGGTGATTGGCGACGTGTAG
- a CDS encoding SDR family oxidoreductase: MRVFVTGATGWVGSAVVQELVAHGHSVTGLARAPEKATALAAQGAQVLLGTLDDLDRLQEAAASADAVIHTAFNHDFSRFAQNAEQDQRAIEAFGSVLRGTDKPLVVTSGVALLAPGRLATEEDIPARGPSYPRKSEATARELAAQGVFATTMRLAPSVHGAGDHGFVPQLIAIARRTGVSGYLGEGSNRWAAVHRRDAARAYRLVLEKGTREQHAYHAIADEGVAFRAIAESIGRHLGLPVERREPEHFGWLGSFAAIDMAASSERTRSVLGWQPQEPGLLADLDSAGYFAA; the protein is encoded by the coding sequence ATGCGAGTTTTCGTGACGGGCGCGACGGGCTGGGTGGGCTCGGCGGTGGTCCAGGAATTGGTGGCACACGGCCACAGCGTGACCGGCCTGGCGCGCGCGCCGGAGAAGGCCACCGCACTGGCGGCGCAGGGCGCGCAAGTGCTGCTGGGGACGCTGGACGACCTGGACCGGCTGCAGGAAGCCGCGGCTTCCGCCGACGCCGTGATCCACACGGCCTTCAACCATGACTTCTCCAGGTTCGCGCAGAACGCCGAACAGGACCAGCGCGCGATCGAGGCCTTCGGCAGCGTCTTGAGGGGCACGGACAAGCCGCTGGTGGTGACGTCCGGCGTGGCACTGCTGGCGCCGGGGCGGCTGGCGACGGAAGAAGACATTCCCGCGCGCGGGCCCTCGTATCCGCGCAAGTCCGAAGCCACCGCGCGCGAGCTCGCGGCACAGGGCGTGTTCGCGACCACGATGCGGCTGGCGCCTTCCGTGCATGGTGCGGGCGACCACGGCTTCGTGCCGCAACTGATCGCCATCGCGCGGCGCACCGGCGTCTCCGGCTACCTGGGCGAAGGCAGCAACCGCTGGGCCGCGGTGCACCGGCGCGATGCCGCGCGGGCCTACCGGCTGGTGCTGGAAAAGGGCACGCGCGAGCAGCACGCGTATCACGCCATCGCGGATGAAGGGGTGGCTTTCCGCGCCATCGCCGAAAGCATCGGCCGGCACCTGGGCCTGCCGGTGGAACGCCGGGAGCCGGAGCACTTCGGCTGGCTGGGTTCGTTCGCGGCCATCGACATGGCCGCATCGAGCGAGCGCACGCGCAGCGTGCTGGGCTGGCAGCCGCAGGAACCGGGCCTGCTGGCGGACCTGGATTCGGCCGGCTACTTCGCGGCCTGA
- a CDS encoding RidA family protein, with protein sequence MAQTQTPATGQPLARYASWRRAGDLVLMSGVIAVDPASGVVLDRFDQVPESVRKELGQTGELSVDIFQAPALVQSWVVLDRIRQLAEEAGGGMEDVIKLVQYFTDLRDYPLYNRVRRMFYPDTPPASTVVEVSGMLPSRQVRIEVEATAYIPLGDNVASARR encoded by the coding sequence ATGGCACAAACACAGACACCTGCAACCGGCCAGCCGCTGGCGCGCTATGCCAGCTGGCGCCGCGCCGGCGACCTGGTGCTGATGTCGGGCGTGATCGCCGTCGACCCCGCGAGCGGCGTCGTGCTCGATCGCTTCGACCAGGTGCCGGAGAGCGTGCGCAAGGAGCTCGGGCAGACCGGCGAGCTGTCGGTCGACATCTTCCAGGCGCCGGCGCTGGTCCAGAGCTGGGTGGTGCTCGATCGCATCCGCCAGCTCGCCGAGGAAGCCGGCGGCGGCATGGAGGACGTGATCAAGCTGGTCCAGTACTTCACCGACCTGCGCGACTACCCGCTGTACAACCGTGTGCGCCGCATGTTCTACCCGGACACGCCGCCGGCGTCGACGGTGGTCGAAGTGAGCGGAATGCTGCCTTCCCGTCAGGTTCGTATCGAAGTTGAGGCTACTGCTTACATCCCCTTAGGCGACAACGTGGCTTCTGCACGACGTTAA